One stretch of Cololabis saira isolate AMF1-May2022 chromosome 15, fColSai1.1, whole genome shotgun sequence DNA includes these proteins:
- the LOC133461471 gene encoding 14-3-3 protein zeta/delta-like, with the protein MADKEELVQKAKLAEQAERYDDMAAAMKAVTEEGSELNNEERNLLSVAYKNVVGARRSSWRVVSSMEQKSDDASKTALAKEYRGKIEKELNDICKEVLDLLDKHLIPKATPADSKVFYLKMKGDYFRYLAEVAAGEDKEAIINNSQEAYQKALDISTKEMPPTHPIRLGLALNFSVFYYEIVNSPEKACQLAKSAFDDAISMLDSLNNDSYKDSTLIMQLLRDNLTLWMSDAQGEGEGEGEGEAEGEAQAEAPAEETEPAAEKN; encoded by the exons ATGGCAGACAAGGAGGAGCTCGTACAGAAGGCCAAACTGGCCGAGCAGGCGGAACGCTACGATGACATGGCTGCTGCCATGAAGGCCGTCACCGAGGAGGGCTCGGAGCTCAACAACGAGGAGCGCAACCTGCTCTCTGTGGCCTACAAGAACGTGGTGGGGGCCCGGAGGTCCTCGTGGAGGGTGGTGTCCAGCATGGAGCAGAAGTCTGATGATGCTTCAAAGACCGCGCTGGCCAAGGAGTATAGAGGAAAGATCGAGAAGGAGCTGAACGACATCTGCAAGGAAGTCCTG GACCTACTGGACAAACATCTGATCCCCAAAGCTACGCCTGCTGACAGCAAGGTCTTCTACCTGAAGATGAAAGGAGATTATTTCCGCTACCTGGCCGAGGTGGCCgccggagaggacaaagagg CCATCATCAATAACTCGCAAGAAGCCTACCAGAAGGCGTTGGACATCAGCACCAAAGAAATGCCGCCCACACATCCAATCCGTCTCGGCCTCGCTCTCAACTTCTCTGTCTTCTACTACGAGATCGTCAACTCGCCTGAAAAGGCGTGCCAGCTGGCCAAATCG GCCTTTGATGATGCCATTTCCATGCTGGACTCTCTCAACAACGACTCTTATAAAGACAGTACTTTGATCATGCAGCTGCTCCGTGACAACCTGACA CTGTGGATGTCGGATGCCCAGGGAGAAGGCGAGGGAGAAGGCGAGGGAGAGGCAGAGGGCGAGGCCCAAGCAGAGGCCCCAGCAGAGGAGACGGAGCCGGCGGCCGAGAAGAACTGA
- the znf706 gene encoding zinc finger protein 706: MARGHQKIQSQQKNAKKQAEMKKAKGHDQKMAAKAALVFTCAVCKSQMPDPKTFKQHFESKHPKSPLPPELEGVEA; this comes from the exons ATGGCGCGTGGACACCAGAAGATTCAGTCACAGCAGAAAAATGCCAAGAAGCAGGCGGAGATGAAGAAGGCCAAAGGTCATGACCAGAAGATGGCAGCCAAGGCAGCGCTAGTTTTCACCTGCGCTGTGTGCAAG TCCCAGATGCCAGACCCAAAAACGTTCAAGCAGCACTTCGAGAGCAAGCATCCCAAATCCCCGTTGCCCCCTGAGTTGGAAGGAGTGGAGGCGTAA